In the Acanthopagrus latus isolate v.2019 chromosome 23, fAcaLat1.1, whole genome shotgun sequence genome, one interval contains:
- the LOC119013381 gene encoding uncharacterized protein LOC119013381 has product MKMSGRVTSCCVALLLFLTSVSAAHKRLNSIKDLKKIDFGQSVPKHSLVLLHWFANEVDIDNNNIIQLTFDPNSDYGSHHYGNYEGLLDPLPQGFRYYTVGNLNQGRSAQFPDYVVHPRREYLGGNRDRIIIRVQEQRIDQVYITQHYDTSEHQGTPYDPVHTYQVTNYLLRQIREFSVRDGQQPLLYLRNRFGSNADDGYIRHTWGSLACLGLFLFIVIEEKHLLNQRNNRPEANNRPEANNRPVIIDRQVIMNRSLNIDRPVNIDRPVNIDRPVNINILESSNTPTERRNRCNHCGYCALGLCCFLIFILALLIVFWALFLQ; this is encoded by the coding sequence ATGAAGATGTCAGGAAGAGTCACCAGTTGCTGTGTAGCTCTGCTCCTTTTTCTGACCTCTGTGTCAGCTGCACACAAAAGACTAAATTCAATCAAGGATTTAAAGAAAATCGACTTTGGCCAATCTGTGCCCAAGCACAGTCTTGTGCTGCTCCACTGGTTTGCTAATGAAGTTGACATCGACAATAACAATATCATacagctgacctttgaccctaaCAGCGATTATGGCTCACATCATTACGGCAACTATGAAGGACTGTTGGACCCCCTGCCTCAAGGATTCCGGTACTACACTGTTGGCAATCTCAATCAAGGCAGGTCCGCTCAGTTTCCAGATTATGTTGTCCATCCCAGAAGGGAGTATTTGGGGGGAAATAGGGACAGGATCATAATCAGAGTCCAGGAGCAGAGGATAGACCAGGTGTACATCACACAGCATTATGACACTTCTGAACATCAGGGGACGCCTTATGATCCAGTTCATACCTACCAGGTAACTAATTACCTGTTACGACAGATCAGAGAGTTTTCTGTAAGGGATGGCCAACAGCCACTGCTGTACCTTAGAAACCGCTTTGGAAGTAACGCTGATGATGGCTACATCAGACACACATGGGGCAGCCTTGCTTGCCTTGGACTGTTCTTGTTTATTGTGATTGAGGAAAAGCACTTACTGAACCAACGCAACAACAGACCAGAAGCAAACAACAGACCAGAGGCGAACAACAGACCGGTAATCATCGACAGGCAAGTAATCATGAACAGGTCGCTAAACATCGACAGGCCGGTAAACATCGACAGGCCGGTAAACATCGACAGGCCGGTAAACATAAACATCCTGGAAAGCAGCAACACACCGACAGAGAGACGCAACAGATGTAATCATTGTGGTTATTGTGCATTGGggctttgctgttttttaatattcattttaGCATTATTAATAGTTTTTTGGGCATTGTTTTTGCAATAA
- the LOC119013379 gene encoding uncharacterized protein LOC119013379 yields MKMSGSVTRCCVALLLLLTSVSAAHKKLRSIRDLKKINFGQSVPKHSLMLLHWFANAVNIDNNNIIQLNFNPNSDYGSHHYGNYEGLLDPLPQGYRYYTVGNLNQDLSMSMQLPDYVVHPRREYLGGNRDRIIIRVQEQRIDQVYITQHYDTSEHQGTPYDPVHTYQVTNYLLRQIREFSVRDGQQPLLYLRNRFGSNADDGYIRRTWGSLACLGLFLFIVIEEKHLLIQRNNRPEANNGPEANNGPEANNGPEANNRRVIIDRQVIMNRLLSINRPVNKDRPVNIDRPVNIDRPVNIDRPVDIDRPVDINILESSNRPESLNRCSHCGYCAFWICCLLIFILALLIVFWALFWR; encoded by the coding sequence ATGAAGATGTCAGGAAGTGTCACAAGATGCTGTGTagctctgcttcttctcctgACATCTGTGTCAGCTGCACACAAAAAGCTCAGGTCAATCAGggatttaaagaaaatcaaCTTTGGCCAATCTGTGCCCAAGCACAGTCTTATGCTGCTCCACTGGTTTGCCAACGCAGTTAACATCGACAATAACAATATCATACAGCTGAACTTTAACCCAAACAGCGATTATGGCTCACATCATTACGGCAACTACGAGGGACTGTTGGACCCACTTCCTCAGGGATACCGGTACTACACTGTTGGCAATCTCAATCAAGACCTGTCCATGTCCATGCAACTTCCAGATTATGTTGTCCATCCCAGAAGGGAGTATTTGGGGGGCAACAGGGACAGGATCATAATCAGAGTCCAGGAGCAGAGGATAGACCAGGTGTACATCACACAGCATTATGACACTTCTGAACATCAGGGGACGCCTTATGATCCAGTTCATACCTACCAGGTAACTAATTACCTGTTACGACAGATCAGAGAGTTTTCTGTGAGGGATGGCCAACAGCCACTACTGTACCTTAGAAACCGCTTTGGAAGTAACGCTGATGATGGCTACATCAGACGCACATGGGGCAGCCTTGCTTGCCTTGGACTGTTCTTGTTTATTGTGATTGAGGAAAAGCACTTATTGATCCAACGCAACAACAGACCAGAAGCAAACAATGGACCAGAAGCAAACAACGGACCAGAAGCAAACAACGGACCAGAAGCAAACAACAGACGGGTAATCATCGACCGGCAGGTAATCATGAACAGGTTGCTAAGCATCAACAGGCCTGTAAACAAAGACAGGCCAGTAAACATCGACAGACCGGTAAACATCGACAGGCCGGTAAACATCGACAGGCCTGTAGACATCGACAGGCCTGTAGACATAAACATACTGGAAAGCAGCAACAGACCGGAGAGCCTCAACAGATGTAGTCACTGTGGTTATTGTGCATTCTGGATTTGCTGTTTGTTAATATTCATTTTAGCATTATTAATAGTTTTTTGGGCATTGTTTTGGCGATAA